A genomic window from Spiroplasma endosymbiont of Labia minor includes:
- a CDS encoding ROK family protein → MEIIGIDLGGTSAKIGLVNEFGETLMNFQIENSKTNLWENIKDKIIAHVSKQRYEQVVAIGFASAGFIDHKNGIIKAAYNLNLKNVNLSSLSKTLFEKPTFVINDANAAVLGEWWIGAGKQYESVVFYTIGTGIGGGLVLNNKLVIGHHGFAGEFGHGGYFQDIKKCNCGLSNCVEIISSSINIESHLKHLFEIHPEWEWWNLFENQPIKFADIVAIGDVKTKIPELDLILKECFKPLAKQMSSLIYSIDPDQIILGGGGSNLGNYLIDMLKNLCKSYVNEELYYTHDWLSISKLKNNAGYIGAAYWALTQFQSEQ, encoded by the coding sequence ATGGAAATTATAGGTATAGATCTTGGCGGAACAAGCGCAAAGATTGGTTTAGTAAACGAATTTGGTGAAACCTTAATGAATTTTCAAATTGAAAATTCAAAAACCAATTTATGAGAAAATATAAAAGATAAAATAATTGCTCATGTTAGTAAGCAAAGGTATGAACAAGTTGTGGCAATAGGATTTGCATCGGCTGGTTTCATTGATCATAAAAATGGTATTATAAAAGCTGCATATAATTTAAATTTGAAAAATGTTAATTTAAGTAGTCTCTCAAAAACTTTATTTGAAAAACCCACTTTTGTTATAAATGATGCAAATGCAGCTGTGTTAGGCGAATGATGAATAGGCGCAGGAAAACAATATGAATCGGTTGTTTTTTATACAATTGGAACAGGTATTGGTGGAGGATTAGTTTTAAACAATAAGTTAGTCATTGGCCATCATGGTTTTGCGGGAGAATTTGGACACGGAGGTTACTTTCAAGATATAAAAAAATGTAATTGTGGTCTATCAAACTGTGTGGAAATAATTTCATCATCTATCAACATAGAATCACATCTAAAGCATTTATTTGAAATTCATCCTGAATGAGAATGATGAAATTTATTTGAAAATCAACCAATTAAATTTGCAGATATTGTTGCTATTGGAGATGTAAAAACTAAAATTCCAGAACTTGATTTAATTTTAAAAGAATGTTTTAAACCTTTAGCGAAACAAATGTCGTCGTTAATCTATTCTATTGATCCTGATCAAATAATTTTGGGTGGAGGTGGCTCAAATCTTGGAAATTATTTGATAGATATGTTAAAAAACTTGTGTAAGTCTTATGTTAATGAAGAACTATATTATACACATGATTGATTATCGATTTCTAAATTAAAAAATAATGCAGGCTATATTGGAGCAGCATATTGAGCTTTAACTCAATTTCAAAGTGAACAGTAA
- a CDS encoding glycoside hydrolase family 1 protein, with translation MKNKFIWSTSTNSFQIEGGRNLLGRCDSIWDEFTKRNFEIPPIGVAKREINSIEIAADFYHKYKVDANIMAKAGMNGFVYNLDWARLFPKNSTDVSAAGLQWLDDVFKTFKEKNIIFIPILFHWDHPMWAQIQGGWENREIINWFRNYVSVIFKYFGKYTDYWFVNDENSTFTLDGYLKDYLPPQRNNKEAWVKAVHHLNLSAAVVKEEFIKAKQMNYINEGAILGIDHDWSPPIPYRKNNKDDLAACEEYNKWFKELWLNPNMKGTYPEVFYLFIKENNIDFKIKDEDLAYLKKYTLDFIGWNYYRPCYIASDNLNEPESNFQIKQSMFPFKSFMQVYPKENVSYTKWNWIIDSSKLISGAKELAKDYGEKIPLMIIENGMGAFDDKASELIIDDYRINYLKEHIEKIMLARKEGINFIGYSLWTYCDIYSPSGGYRKDYGLISVDFNSPIRERKPKLSYEWYKQVIASDGEDLSIDLEKLKKSLKNDLNNWDWTLK, from the coding sequence ATGAAAAATAAATTTATTTGGTCAACATCAACTAATAGTTTTCAAATTGAAGGAGGGCGCAATTTACTTGGGCGCTGTGATTCAATTTGAGATGAATTTACAAAAAGAAATTTTGAAATACCTCCAATAGGAGTGGCAAAACGAGAAATTAATTCAATAGAAATTGCAGCGGATTTTTATCACAAATATAAAGTAGATGCAAATATCATGGCGAAAGCAGGTATGAATGGTTTTGTTTATAATCTGGATTGAGCCAGACTATTTCCAAAAAATTCTACAGATGTTTCTGCTGCTGGTTTGCAATGGTTGGATGATGTTTTCAAAACTTTTAAAGAAAAAAATATTATATTTATACCTATTTTGTTTCATTGAGATCATCCGATGTGAGCTCAAATTCAAGGCGGATGAGAGAATCGTGAAATTATTAATTGATTTCGGAATTATGTTTCTGTAATTTTTAAATATTTTGGAAAGTATACAGATTATTGATTTGTAAATGATGAAAATTCAACTTTTACTTTGGATGGATACTTAAAAGATTATTTACCTCCACAAAGAAACAATAAAGAAGCATGAGTTAAAGCAGTTCATCATCTAAATTTATCTGCGGCTGTTGTAAAAGAAGAATTTATAAAAGCAAAACAAATGAATTATATTAATGAGGGGGCAATTTTAGGAATAGATCATGATTGATCACCACCTATTCCATATAGAAAAAATAATAAAGATGATTTAGCAGCCTGCGAAGAATATAACAAATGATTTAAAGAGTTATGACTTAACCCAAATATGAAAGGCACGTATCCGGAAGTTTTTTATTTATTTATAAAAGAAAATAATATCGATTTTAAAATAAAAGATGAAGATTTAGCGTATTTAAAAAAATATACTTTAGATTTTATTGGTTGAAATTATTATCGACCATGTTACATTGCGTCTGATAATTTAAATGAACCAGAAAGTAATTTTCAAATAAAACAATCAATGTTTCCATTTAAATCTTTTATGCAAGTTTATCCAAAAGAAAATGTTAGTTACACAAAATGAAATTGAATTATTGATAGTTCAAAATTAATTTCAGGTGCGAAAGAATTAGCAAAAGATTATGGCGAAAAAATTCCATTAATGATAATTGAAAATGGTATGGGTGCATTTGATGATAAAGCAAGTGAATTAATTATTGATGATTATAGAATCAATTATTTGAAAGAACATATAGAAAAAATAATGTTGGCAAGAAAAGAAGGAATAAATTTCATTGGATATTCTTTGTGAACATATTGTGATATCTATTCTCCATCTGGAGGCTATAGAAAAGACTACGGATTAATATCAGTTGATTTCAATTCTCCAATCAGGGAACGAAAACCAAAATTATCATATGAATGATATAAACAAGTTATTGCAAGTGATGGCGAAGATTTATCAATTGATTTGGAAAAATTAAAAAAATCATTGAAAAATGATTTGAATAATTGAGATTGAACTCTAAAATAA
- a CDS encoding glycoside hydrolase family 1 protein — protein MKINFDKSFWFGTSTSGPQSEGWKNKKNDNIMDTWFKERPEDFFDKIGPNIASNVYSQYDEDIQMMAKIKLNSFRTSIQWSRLINNFDTQEINIDAVKFYRDYFEQLRNKNITLMVNLYHFDMPQILQDRGGWENKEVVDLFVKYATKCFELFGDLVDYWATFNEPVVPAEAGYLYKWHYPFISDLKKAVQVGYNTILAHSKTVKVFHELFKNDLNKKISIILNLTPCYPKTNKEEDVKASHIVDLFFNKSFLDPVIKGKFPIDFVKLLKSENLLPECNRDELKIIRENIIDILAVNYYQPRRAKARDTQFSGPLMPEKWFETYNWPEARINPYRGWEIYPRTIYDIAKDIKDNYNNFPWFISENGMGVQGEEKFVKNGIINDQYRIDFIKEHLYWLNKAIADNSNCLGYQIWTFVDCWSWNNAYKNRYGLVYLDLETQKRIIKESGYWMKKMIENNNMFELTNEEVEKYESIK, from the coding sequence ATGAAAATAAATTTTGATAAATCTTTTTGATTTGGTACATCAACATCAGGACCACAATCTGAGGGTTGAAAAAATAAAAAAAATGATAATATCATGGATACGTGATTTAAAGAAAGACCAGAAGATTTTTTTGATAAAATTGGTCCAAATATTGCTTCTAATGTTTACTCGCAATATGATGAAGATATACAAATGATGGCAAAAATTAAATTAAATTCATTTAGAACTTCTATTCAATGATCTAGATTAATTAATAATTTTGATACTCAAGAAATTAATATCGATGCAGTTAAATTTTATAGAGATTATTTTGAACAATTGAGAAATAAAAATATAACATTGATGGTTAATTTATATCATTTTGATATGCCACAAATTTTGCAAGATAGAGGTGGATGAGAAAATAAAGAAGTAGTAGATTTATTTGTAAAGTATGCCACTAAATGTTTTGAATTATTTGGTGATTTAGTTGATTATTGAGCAACTTTTAATGAGCCTGTAGTACCTGCAGAAGCAGGATATTTGTATAAATGACATTATCCATTTATATCTGATTTAAAAAAAGCCGTTCAAGTGGGCTATAATACTATTCTTGCACATTCAAAAACCGTTAAGGTATTTCATGAATTATTTAAAAATGATTTAAATAAAAAAATAAGTATTATTTTAAATTTAACTCCTTGTTATCCAAAAACAAATAAAGAAGAAGATGTAAAAGCATCACACATTGTTGATTTATTTTTTAACAAATCATTTTTAGATCCAGTTATTAAAGGAAAATTTCCTATAGATTTTGTTAAATTATTGAAAAGCGAAAATTTATTGCCAGAATGTAACAGAGATGAATTAAAAATTATAAGGGAAAATATTATTGATATTTTAGCAGTTAATTACTATCAACCAAGAAGAGCTAAGGCAAGAGATACACAATTTTCAGGACCATTAATGCCAGAAAAATGATTTGAAACATATAATTGACCTGAAGCCAGAATCAATCCTTACAGAGGATGAGAAATATATCCAAGAACAATATATGATATAGCAAAAGATATTAAAGATAATTATAATAATTTTCCTTGGTTTATATCAGAAAATGGTATGGGTGTTCAAGGGGAAGAAAAATTTGTTAAGAATGGAATAATCAATGATCAGTATAGAATAGATTTTATAAAAGAACATTTGTATTGATTAAATAAGGCAATTGCTGATAATTCAAATTGTTTAGGTTATCAAATATGAACATTCGTGGATTGCTGATCTTGAAACAATGCTTATAAAAATAGATATGGACTAGTCTATTTAGATTTAGAAACTCAAAAAAGAATAATTAAAGAATCTGGATACTGAATGAAAAAAATGATTGAAAATAATAATATGTTTGAATTAACAAATGAAGAGGTAGAAAAATATGAAAGCATTAAATAA
- a CDS encoding PTS sugar transporter subunit IIB — protein MKKILLCCSAGMSTSSLVKKMKEAARTINMECEIEAKGIAEAKQELDKWDIVMIGPQVSYTLNELKSMTSIPVEVIPANIYALAKGKEALDMARRMLGINN, from the coding sequence ATGAAAAAAATATTATTATGTTGTTCTGCTGGTATGTCTACATCTTCATTAGTTAAAAAAATGAAGGAAGCTGCTCGCACTATTAATATGGAATGTGAAATTGAAGCAAAGGGTATTGCAGAAGCAAAACAAGAACTTGATAAATGAGACATTGTAATGATTGGACCACAAGTTTCTTACACATTGAATGAATTAAAATCAATGACTTCAATTCCTGTAGAAGTTATTCCCGCAAATATTTATGCATTAGCTAAAGGCAAAGAAGCTTTAGATATGGCAAGACGTATGTTAGGAATTAACAATTAA
- a CDS encoding PTS lactose/cellobiose transporter subunit IIA, which produces MSTKFNFEEISFQIIAYAGEAKGLAISAIGEAKKNNFEEAQNLLKKADESMIIAEKTHMDIISAEAAGETIDFKVLFMHAEDQLLTTQSIMLLAKEFIDLYKLVLKK; this is translated from the coding sequence ATGTCAACAAAATTTAATTTTGAAGAAATTTCTTTTCAAATTATTGCATATGCAGGAGAAGCTAAAGGTCTTGCTATTTCTGCAATTGGTGAAGCTAAAAAAAATAATTTTGAAGAAGCACAAAATTTATTAAAAAAAGCTGATGAATCAATGATTATCGCTGAAAAAACACATATGGATATAATTTCTGCAGAAGCTGCTGGTGAAACAATTGATTTTAAAGTTTTGTTTATGCATGCAGAAGATCAATTATTGACAACCCAAAGTATTATGTTGCTTGCGAAAGAATTTATTGATTTATATAAATTAGTGTTAAAAAAATAA